DNA from Kitasatospora herbaricolor:
CAGGGTTCGGCGAGTTCGCGCAGGGCCCCCGCGGCGGCCTCGGCGTCGCCGGAGTCCAGCAGGGCGGCCAGCAGGGTCCGGACCAGGGCGGGAGCCAGCACCCCGGCGTGCAGGCCCTGCCGGGCCAGCCGCAGCGCCTCGGCGTGCAGCACCCCGTCCGCACCGGCCGCCAGCTCGGCGACCAGCCGGTCGGGGCGGCGGGCCTCGGTGGCGGCGAGACCCCGGACGGCCTGGTGGAGCAGTTCGCCCGGGGGCTCCCGGCGCAGTACCGCCGGGTCGTCGAGGAGTTCGGCGCGCAGCCAGGCGAGCCGGACCGGCGCCGGCAGGCCGGCCTCCCGCCACGGCGGCCGGGGCCGTCCGATCAGCTGCGGTGCCAGGCGCCGGTACAGCCCGGCGAGCAGCAGCGCCGCCTCCGGCGGGGCGGGCGGTACGGCGGGCAGCAGCCGGGCGAGTTCGGCCCGCTCGCCGTCGGCGACGTGGTGCGCGGCGAGCCGGTCGGTGAGCAGTGCCAGCCCGAACAGCCGGACCTGCTGGTCGCCGTGACGCAGGAGCAGCTCCAGGACGGCGGGCGGGCAGTCGCGGGGGTCGAGGAGTCCGGCGAGCCGGCCGGTGTCGGCCCGGTGCAGCGCGTCGGCCAGTGCTTCGTCCGCCGGTGTGGTCATCGTCGGATGCTAACCGGGCTGTTCCGGCCCCCACCAGCGGTATTCGCGGCGCCGCGCCGCCCGGCGGCGTGGCCCCGCCGTAGCGGCCGGGTTCAGGTGAGTGTGCGTCCGCGAGTGTTGGGCGGGCGATGGTTGGGGTACCAACAGGGGGACGGCGGGCACCACCGCCTCGGCGCGGACGGTCCTTGTGGCCCGTACCCGCCGGGTCGGCCCCGCCGCTCCGCTCGTACCTTCCCGTCCCTCCCAGCACAGTCGTCCGCGCCGGGCCGCGCCCGGTGCGGCTGCCGGCCTGCCGCCGGCCCCCGACGCCCCGCGCTCCGGCCGGACATGTCGTCGATCCCCCTCGCGCCGTGGCACCGCCGTGCCCGCGCGCGCCCCGCGCCCGCCCCACCGGAACGGAGAACCCGCATGTCGGACGCCGCTCGCCGCACCGCTCGCACGGTGCTGCAGTCCACCTTGGCCCTGGCCGCCGGACTGCCACTGCTGATAGACACCGCGGGCCTGTCCCGGGCGCTGCCCGGGGTGGGGGTCGCCCTCACCGTCGCGACCGTGCTGACCAGGCTGATGGCCCTGCCGGCCGTCGACCGCTCGCTGCCGCCCTGGCTGCGGACCGCCGAACCGCCGAAGGCGCCGCCGACTTCCCCGCCACCGCCGGACGACGTGCCGCCGGAGCAGCCGTGAACCACAAGGACCCGGACGGTCAGCCGGGTCTGGGGGTGGAGGTGGCGGTCAAGCTGGAGCACATCCGCGGCATCATGGAGACCGGGTTCGCCAGGCTCAACGGCCGTCTCGACGTGGTCTCCACCCGGATCGCCCAGTTGGAGGACGAGGTCGCGACCCTGCGCGAGGAGATGGAGGCGGTGCAGCGCTCGCGCTGGCCGTTGCCTTCGCTGGCCGCGCTGACCGGCATCGGCGCCCTGGTCCTCTCCGTGGTGGTCTACCTGCAGCGTTGACGGGCCGGCCGCCCGCGGGCGGCCGGGCCTTGGGGCGCGTCGGCCGGTCGTGCGCGGGCGTGCGGCGATCTCCGCGCGCTGGGTGCAGCCGCCGTCCACTCCGGCCCGACCGCACGTACACGCATGACCGAGGGGCCGTGAAGGAATGATCCTCCGCGGCGTCGGCGTCATGCCCATGGCGCACGCCCGGAAGGTGGGTCATGACCGGTACGAAGGAGTTCCTGCTCCTGTCCGCGGAGTTGACGGGGTTCGGGGCCGGCCAGCTGTCCGCGACCGGGCTGGCCGACACCTACCGCAGCCTGGTGCTGGAGCGCGCCGGGCCGAACCGGCTCGACCGCCTGCGGGCCGCGGTGACCGCCGGCGCCGACCGTCCGCCGGCCTTCCCCGACGAACCGGTACGGGAGCTGGCGCGGGCGGTCGTCCACCTCTGGTACCTGGGCATCTGGCCCGGGCTCCCGCCGGCCGGCGTGCCGGGGACGCCGGACGCGGCGGCGGGCGGATCGGCGGACGCCCCGACGGACGGTCAGGTGGAGGAGCGGGTGGACGAGCGGGTGGTCAGGCCGGCGGACGGCCCGTTCGTGGTCTCCTCACGGGCCTACGCCGAGGGCCTGGTCTGGCGCACCTTCGGCACCCGGGCGCCTGGCACCGTGCCGCAGGAGCACGGCAGCTGGAGCCTCCCGCCGACCGTGGAGGAACCGGTCGCCGGGCCGCCGGGGCCCCGCAGCGGCGCCGCGACCGCCCCGGCGGGGCAGCGGTGAGCGGGCCGGCCGCCGGCCGGTGGGACGTGATCGTGGTCGGTGCCGGGTTCGCCGGCTCCCTGGTCGCCCGGGACCTGGGCGCCCGCGGCTGGCGCGTCCTGGTGCTGGAAGCGGGCGCGGGAACGCCCGACGACCCCGACCGGGAACGGGCCGACGCACTGGAGACCTTCCGTTCGGCCCTCGCCAAGGTGCCCAACTCGCCCTACCCGGTGAGCACCGCCGCGCCCTCGCCGGACATCCTCGACCTCACCGGCCGCCCGGACGGCGGCTTCGAGGCGGACGGCTACTTCGTACAGCGCGGCCCGCTCCCGTACGCCAGCGGTTACCTGAGGGCCAACGGCGGCACCGGGCTGGCCTGGACGGGCCTGGCGCCGCGGATGCACCCCGAGGACTTCCGCGCCGGCGACTTCGGCCACGGCCGCAACTGGCCCATCGGGTACCAGGAGCTGGAGCCGTTCTACCGCGCCGCCGAACGCGAGCTGGGGGTGGCCGCCGACGTCGACGAGCAGCGCGAGGACGTGGGCCTGCCCTTCCCGGCCGGCTACCGGTTCCCGACCCGGGCGATCCCGCGCACCCACCTGGACACGGTCATCGCCGGCGCGCTCGACGGCCGCCCGGTCCGCGAGCGACCCGGGGCCGCGCCGACCACCCTGCGGGTCGTCACCACCCCGCACGCCAGGAACGGCCGTCCGAACCAGGAGCCCGGCCCGGACGGCCGGCCCCGGCCCGCCGCGGACGACGCGGTGTGCCGCGGGCACGCCAGCTGCGTGCCGATCTGCCCGTCCGGCGCCAAGTACACCCCGCTGCGCACCCAGGCCCGGTGGTCCTCCTCCGTCACCCTGCTCACCAGGGCCGTGGTCAGCCGCCTGCGGCTGGACGCGAGCGGCCGCGCCACCGGTGTCGAGTACCTGCGTCACCCGGGGGACGGGAGCGCGGCGGCAGCCGTCCCCCGCACCGCCGAGGCCGATCTGGTGGTGCTGGCCGCGCACGCGATCGAGAACGCCAAACTCCTGCTGCTCTCCGGAGCGGCGGCCGGCAGCGGCCAGGTCGGCCGCAACCTGATGGACCATCCGGTGCTGCTCACCTGGGGGCTGATGCCCCGGCAGGTCGGCCCCTACCGGGGTCCGGGCTCGACCTCCGGCCTGGAGGGGTTCCGGTTCGGCCCGGCCAGGGCCCGCCGGGCGCCGTTCCGGATCGAGATCGGGAACTGGGGGTGGACCTGGGCGCTCGGCCCGCCGGACGGGCGGGTCGCCGAACTCCTGCGCACCGGCGGGCCGGACGGGCGCGGCCTGTTCGGCCCGGAGCTGCGACGGGCGGCCGGAGACCGGATCGGCCGCGAGTTCGCCTTCCAGTTCGAGATGGAACAGGACGCCGACCCGGCGAACCGGGTCACCCTCGACCCGGCCGTCCGCGACCCGCTGGGCATTCCGCGCCCGGTCCTGCACTACGACCTGTCGGACTGGGTCAAACGGGGGATCGCCGCC
Protein-coding regions in this window:
- a CDS encoding GMC family oxidoreductase; the encoded protein is MSGPAAGRWDVIVVGAGFAGSLVARDLGARGWRVLVLEAGAGTPDDPDRERADALETFRSALAKVPNSPYPVSTAAPSPDILDLTGRPDGGFEADGYFVQRGPLPYASGYLRANGGTGLAWTGLAPRMHPEDFRAGDFGHGRNWPIGYQELEPFYRAAERELGVAADVDEQREDVGLPFPAGYRFPTRAIPRTHLDTVIAGALDGRPVRERPGAAPTTLRVVTTPHARNGRPNQEPGPDGRPRPAADDAVCRGHASCVPICPSGAKYTPLRTQARWSSSVTLLTRAVVSRLRLDASGRATGVEYLRHPGDGSAAAAVPRTAEADLVVLAAHAIENAKLLLLSGAAAGSGQVGRNLMDHPVLLTWGLMPRQVGPYRGPGSTSGLEGFRFGPARARRAPFRIEIGNWGWTWALGPPDGRVAELLRTGGPDGRGLFGPELRRAAGDRIGREFAFQFEMEQDADPANRVTLDPAVRDPLGIPRPVLHYDLSDWVKRGIAAAKAVSDQLFALLGAEDRTRFAPGPVWPGRFEHEGRAYAYRAAGHGAGTHIMGDSPRTSVVDQWQRCWDHPNLYAVGCGSMPSVATSNPSLTMAALALRSAGRIHQDLLARHRPVPLRGPAALEGADHS